The following proteins are co-located in the Branchiostoma lanceolatum isolate klBraLanc5 chromosome 16, klBraLanc5.hap2, whole genome shotgun sequence genome:
- the LOC136422054 gene encoding zinc finger protein OZF-like isoform X1: protein MPFSMSGQQELICGLSRAVTIAVLPRLNMEELIFELSRRIQNLDKDNSIKDRLVSILRDVILEEYRQFERESEVSSPNERTIPEQEQETVPIQENVPTLNAETMSTKTSSPGASLQSPEMDVGRRHERSKKDKSEETHSTTSQPTPDQACDNILSDNNFRIDVERYVCDVCGFKNKNAHTFSKHKQCHKGKKHFICGECGYRAYTKYRLVEHMRKHTGEQPFKCNQCDYKASLKSGLIQHVKKHTEEEPYSCGVCNYKTYQKGNLSIHKKRHTGEKPHKCDDCEYRTAHKHHLIVHMRQHTGEKPYSCQECDYRTNDRTSLVRHMRRKHK, encoded by the coding sequence AGCAGTCCTCCCCAGACTGAACATGgaagagctgatatttgaaCTCAGCAGGAGGATTCAAAACCTGGACAAAGATaacagcatcaaggacaggttgGTCAGTATCCTTCGGGATGTGATATTGGAGGAATACCGTCAATTTGAAAGAGAGTCAGAAGTCAGTTCCCCAAACGAAAGGACCATACCTGAACAAGAACAGGAGACAGTTCCCATTCAAGAGAACGTTCCAACCTTGAACGCTGAAACAATGTCAACAAAGACTTCAAGTCCTGGCGCCTCACTGCAAAGTCCTGAAATGGACGTTGGGCGTCGACATGAACGAAGTAAAAAAGATAAAAGCGAGGAAACACATTCGACAACGTCTCAACCGACTCCAGACCAGGCTTGTGACAACATTCTTTCAGACAATAACTTTCGTATCGATGTCGAACGCTACGTGTGTGACGTTTGTGGATTTAAAAACAAGAACGCACATACTTTCTCCAAGCATAAGCAATGTcacaaaggaaaaaaacattttatttgtgGCGAATGTGGTTACAGGGCATACACTAAGTACCGTCTTGTCGAACACATGAGGAAACACACAGGCGAGCAACCATTCAAGTGTAATCAGTGCGACTACAAGGCGTCATTAAAAAGTGGGTTAATCCAGcatgtaaaaaaacacacagaagaAGAACCTTACAGCTGTGGAGTTTGCAACTACAAGACATACCAGAAAGGCAACCTTAGCATTCATAAAAAGcgccacactggtgagaaacctcaCAAATGTGATGACTGTGAGTACAGAACAGCTCATAAGCACCATCTTATTGTACATATGAGgcagcacactggtgagaaaccttacagttGTCAAGAGTGTGACTACCGAACAAATGACAGGACCAGCCTCGTCAGGCATATGAGAAGAAAACACAAATGA
- the LOC136422054 gene encoding zinc finger protein OZF-like isoform X2 — translation MSGQQELICGLSRAVTIAVLPRLNMEELIFELSRRIQNLDKDNSIKDRLVSILRDVILEEYRQFERESEVSSPNERTIPEQEQETVPIQENVPTLNAETMSTKTSSPGASLQSPEMDVGRRHERSKKDKSEETHSTTSQPTPDQACDNILSDNNFRIDVERYVCDVCGFKNKNAHTFSKHKQCHKGKKHFICGECGYRAYTKYRLVEHMRKHTGEQPFKCNQCDYKASLKSGLIQHVKKHTEEEPYSCGVCNYKTYQKGNLSIHKKRHTGEKPHKCDDCEYRTAHKHHLIVHMRQHTGEKPYSCQECDYRTNDRTSLVRHMRRKHK, via the coding sequence AGCAGTCCTCCCCAGACTGAACATGgaagagctgatatttgaaCTCAGCAGGAGGATTCAAAACCTGGACAAAGATaacagcatcaaggacaggttgGTCAGTATCCTTCGGGATGTGATATTGGAGGAATACCGTCAATTTGAAAGAGAGTCAGAAGTCAGTTCCCCAAACGAAAGGACCATACCTGAACAAGAACAGGAGACAGTTCCCATTCAAGAGAACGTTCCAACCTTGAACGCTGAAACAATGTCAACAAAGACTTCAAGTCCTGGCGCCTCACTGCAAAGTCCTGAAATGGACGTTGGGCGTCGACATGAACGAAGTAAAAAAGATAAAAGCGAGGAAACACATTCGACAACGTCTCAACCGACTCCAGACCAGGCTTGTGACAACATTCTTTCAGACAATAACTTTCGTATCGATGTCGAACGCTACGTGTGTGACGTTTGTGGATTTAAAAACAAGAACGCACATACTTTCTCCAAGCATAAGCAATGTcacaaaggaaaaaaacattttatttgtgGCGAATGTGGTTACAGGGCATACACTAAGTACCGTCTTGTCGAACACATGAGGAAACACACAGGCGAGCAACCATTCAAGTGTAATCAGTGCGACTACAAGGCGTCATTAAAAAGTGGGTTAATCCAGcatgtaaaaaaacacacagaagaAGAACCTTACAGCTGTGGAGTTTGCAACTACAAGACATACCAGAAAGGCAACCTTAGCATTCATAAAAAGcgccacactggtgagaaacctcaCAAATGTGATGACTGTGAGTACAGAACAGCTCATAAGCACCATCTTATTGTACATATGAGgcagcacactggtgagaaaccttacagttGTCAAGAGTGTGACTACCGAACAAATGACAGGACCAGCCTCGTCAGGCATATGAGAAGAAAACACAAATGA